A part of Terriglobus roseus genomic DNA contains:
- a CDS encoding MFS transporter, whose product MASAKAFLRSGHPPTLFAAFLYFDFSFAVWVLNGAMGPFITEQFHLSPAQTGLMVSIPTMAGALMRFPLGVLGQYIGRKSAAIIEMLTIIAALMYGFFFVHTFSNVLAMGVLLGTAGASFGVALSLGAGWFPQEYKGLAMGIAGAGNSGTALAAFFAPRLAKVYGWSNVYGVAALFMLLPLLTMIIFAKEPPDKEHQTLGQHLKCLVEADGWYFNLIYIITFGGFLGLATFLPSLFVSQFHMAKTEAGTLTMMATLLGSATRVLGGWLSDKIGGITTLSVVFLVAIAGIFGLTTSPSLAATTLLFMLCFAALGAGNGATFQLVPLRWPLTTAIAGGMIGEIGALGGSILPNVLGISKQKTGSFSAGFAVYAVFAIAVLIVMRLVARRWTRTWVGKGGRAMSPTPDSSEVIVPASPAIAV is encoded by the coding sequence ATGGCCAGCGCAAAGGCGTTCTTACGTTCCGGACATCCACCGACTCTCTTCGCAGCGTTCCTGTACTTTGACTTCAGCTTTGCTGTCTGGGTCCTCAATGGTGCCATGGGGCCATTCATTACCGAGCAGTTTCATCTTTCCCCTGCACAGACAGGGTTGATGGTCTCCATCCCCACCATGGCAGGGGCGTTAATGCGCTTCCCGTTAGGTGTGCTTGGTCAGTACATCGGACGTAAGAGTGCGGCCATCATCGAGATGCTGACCATCATTGCGGCGTTGATGTATGGGTTCTTCTTTGTTCACACCTTCTCCAATGTGCTTGCCATGGGCGTCTTATTGGGAACCGCAGGCGCTAGCTTCGGTGTTGCACTATCACTTGGAGCAGGATGGTTTCCGCAAGAATACAAGGGCCTTGCGATGGGGATTGCGGGAGCAGGGAATAGCGGAACAGCGCTTGCTGCCTTCTTCGCGCCGCGTCTCGCGAAGGTCTACGGATGGTCGAATGTGTACGGCGTCGCTGCGCTTTTCATGCTCTTGCCTCTGCTAACCATGATCATCTTTGCGAAGGAGCCACCTGACAAAGAGCACCAAACTCTAGGGCAGCACCTCAAGTGTCTTGTGGAGGCCGATGGCTGGTACTTCAATTTGATCTACATCATCACGTTTGGCGGCTTCTTGGGGCTCGCAACATTCCTACCCTCATTGTTTGTGTCGCAGTTCCACATGGCAAAGACGGAGGCTGGAACCTTGACCATGATGGCGACGTTACTGGGAAGCGCGACACGTGTGTTGGGCGGTTGGTTGTCCGATAAGATCGGCGGAATCACGACGCTCTCTGTCGTGTTTCTGGTGGCCATCGCGGGCATCTTTGGTCTTACGACATCCCCGTCGTTAGCGGCGACAACACTTCTCTTCATGTTGTGCTTTGCCGCGTTGGGTGCTGGGAATGGCGCAACCTTTCAGCTCGTCCCGTTGCGGTGGCCACTCACCACGGCGATTGCGGGCGGCATGATTGGCGAGATCGGCGCACTTGGGGGAAGCATACTTCCCAATGTCCTCGGTATCTCGAAGCAGAAGACGGGTTCCTTCTCCGCAGGCTTTGCTGTATATGCGGTGTTCGCCATCGCGGTGTTGATCGTGATGCGGCTTGTTGCTCGACGTTGGACACGAACGTGGGTTGGAAAGGGTGGAAGAGCGATGTCTCCAACACCGGACAGTTCCGAGGTCATTGTTCCGGCAAGCCCTGCGATCGCCGTTTGA